One Phycisphaerae bacterium genomic window carries:
- a CDS encoding ATP-binding protein yields the protein MPATFATFQRLKDKGLAALRQGDYVAAKPYLIQAAECMIDISEENKDPRQRAEQEAYAKELLELAKDCDRRATRGGGPRGERVREDGDSGAKADDWIVREKPNVRFTDIAGLDDVKDEIALKMLYPFQHPELAQRYGISVGGGMLLFGPPGTGKTMFARAIACELDATMFVISPAQLMSKWVGEAEQNVKKLFDAAKSEQKSVIFMDEVEALVPRRRESQSTVMTRVVPQILQEIEGFDRKSDRALMFLGATNEPWSLDPAMLRPGRLDAKIYVPLPDAEARFKLFEIYLGKRPLDDDVDFAKLVEATDGYSGADIKAIAERSASRPFLESVAGAQPRNIMMADVLDVIARTPASVSRKDLAKFDQWAAEQG from the coding sequence ATGCCGGCCACCTTCGCCACCTTCCAGCGTCTGAAAGACAAAGGCCTCGCGGCCCTGCGGCAGGGCGACTATGTCGCCGCCAAGCCGTATCTCATCCAAGCCGCCGAGTGCATGATTGACATCTCCGAGGAGAACAAAGACCCCCGCCAACGCGCCGAGCAGGAGGCCTACGCCAAGGAGCTGCTCGAACTCGCCAAGGACTGCGACCGGCGGGCGACGCGCGGCGGCGGCCCGCGCGGCGAACGCGTCCGCGAGGACGGCGACTCCGGCGCGAAAGCCGACGACTGGATCGTCCGCGAAAAGCCGAACGTGCGCTTCACCGACATCGCCGGCCTCGACGACGTCAAGGACGAGATCGCCCTGAAGATGCTGTATCCGTTCCAGCACCCGGAGCTGGCCCAGCGCTACGGCATCAGCGTCGGCGGCGGCATGCTGCTCTTCGGCCCCCCGGGCACCGGCAAGACCATGTTCGCCAGGGCCATCGCCTGCGAGCTCGACGCGACCATGTTCGTCATCAGCCCGGCCCAGCTCATGAGCAAATGGGTCGGCGAGGCGGAGCAGAACGTCAAGAAACTCTTCGACGCCGCCAAGAGCGAGCAGAAATCCGTCATCTTCATGGACGAGGTCGAGGCCCTGGTGCCCCGCCGGCGGGAGAGCCAGTCCACGGTCATGACGCGCGTCGTGCCGCAGATCCTGCAGGAGATCGAGGGCTTCGACCGCAAGTCCGACCGGGCCCTGATGTTCCTCGGCGCGACCAACGAGCCCTGGAGCCTCGACCCGGCCATGCTGCGCCCGGGCCGCCTGGACGCGAAGATCTACGTCCCGTTGCCCGATGCGGAGGCGCGCTTCAAGCTGTTCGAGATCTACCTCGGCAAGCGCCCGCTGGACGACGACGTGGATTTCGCCAAGCTCGTCGAGGCCACCGACGGCTACAGCGGGGCCGACATCAAGGCCATCGCCGAGCGTTCCGCAAGTCGTCCGTTTTTAGAATCGGTGGCGGGGGCTCAGCCGCGTAACATAATGATGGCGGACGTGTTGGACGTGATCGCGCGCACGCCGGCATCGGTCAGCCGCAAGGACCTGGCGAAGTTCGACCAGTGGGCCGCGGAACAGGGTTAA
- a CDS encoding FG-GAP repeat protein, translating to MLSRSTASVPVALVLAAAVAMGIMSLGGCPQQQVPDSNTPDSNEPNTTPPDDTNQGGQDRPIPPVIIDSNDANTPDDGGDDGGDDGGGDGGDTGTFTLRISAPLTGQALRPGTMVDVAYRLTDRERVVTKSEFLVARDSDQNGVADGAPVTAQVVTLTTGSGTITYDTNATAGLLSNGLGHFVLGLRVTSSFGEVKTAYAPGTITVDAVPPTATWVSPTDDFLVSPKTWPIAITTSDNSSHTVRILLDDDTNPANGYAGFLVSDTTFGPGTNVQRDFAPTLAVSAGTYYYYVVVSDGVEPPTAFYAPNLTHIGKFAKLSITNRLIGDFDLNDLADSAQGAILRGHNFNDLAGSTLTSVPDLDGDGKDELLVGARFGKPNLASFQGQGWGEAYMIYGGSTRLRGTKYLNATGTTIPGVVFRGIRAPQNTNWTEGLSDISVIPDMDGDGLAEIAFSFPRVESVSLTQSRPFQHPLLEPDLSNMGEFELDAVSMGAWNFDLAQFTRGGIVIVSSHNDVLSNRDMITRKFDRVLDLHEVGQLFTGMGRVGLDAYIYRIIESVPETPCVNCLPDIYDPETECPDSGDPPTYCDPADPTNPACPCDCTDGCGDCGGIEDNPNETEYRDITVVWDTWNGWWTPQGAGGFHMPWTVPPADPPLSNPTSFGLTLPLDTDGCPDGCKLTNVWVTWLSIARTSLVKNPAWDVAGSGISAWTGYYGNLDGGGVPLAYVRAGMFIPPTSIGARVLGQDLDDRFGTAVACDGTWLYISAPEHTARPDDVPALTAERVGAGTVYMVRADQRGSDGVNTAQLWVEPGQRWPNPDVEQTERSDYTLPTPHQYIIETVGSWRMNYGFSTHVIEDDCVEAEATVSAWYDADYSPYPTGTAGYNVDRTPEIIGPEQNTPAHLSYVRALGDLNADGVRDFGVGSPNIEDPVTGEAVGAIYIVYGRPIGFEGHVLLEDLHRAPGDAGRLAGVMLKGSNVVAPLARVFDDAGDFNGDGIDDVIVGAEAGPAGDGEVIIILGNESLESPAGGWTVPAIVAEQRAIRFVGTNGEQLGANVAGLGDVDGDGYADVLIAAPGADGGRGVAYLIYGSPDLTGDIVVADTIGTVDLPGARFLGRKVGDELGGGAKSYDYTTSSGKSFTAFSRGVTALGDLDGDGFRDFAISAMLADPESRADAGEVYILYGRGD from the coding sequence ACGCGAACACGCCGGATGACGGCGGGGACGACGGCGGCGATGATGGCGGCGGCGACGGGGGCGACACCGGCACCTTCACGCTGCGCATCAGTGCCCCGTTGACGGGGCAGGCCCTGCGTCCCGGCACCATGGTCGACGTGGCGTACCGGCTAACCGACCGGGAGCGCGTGGTGACCAAGTCCGAGTTCCTGGTGGCCCGCGATAGCGACCAGAATGGGGTCGCGGACGGTGCCCCCGTCACCGCCCAAGTCGTCACACTGACCACGGGTTCGGGGACGATCACGTACGACACAAACGCGACCGCCGGCCTGCTGAGCAACGGCCTGGGGCACTTCGTCCTGGGTCTGCGCGTGACCTCGAGCTTCGGCGAAGTCAAGACCGCTTACGCCCCCGGCACGATCACGGTGGATGCGGTGCCGCCCACGGCGACTTGGGTGAGCCCGACGGACGATTTCCTCGTCAGCCCCAAGACGTGGCCGATCGCGATCACCACGAGCGACAACTCCAGCCACACGGTCCGCATCCTGCTGGACGATGACACGAATCCGGCCAACGGCTACGCCGGCTTCCTGGTCAGCGATACGACGTTTGGCCCGGGCACGAACGTTCAGCGGGACTTCGCACCGACGCTCGCGGTGTCGGCGGGCACGTACTATTACTACGTGGTGGTATCCGACGGCGTCGAGCCGCCCACGGCTTTCTACGCGCCAAACCTGACGCACATCGGCAAGTTCGCGAAGCTGTCGATCACGAATCGGCTGATCGGCGATTTCGACCTGAATGACCTGGCCGACAGCGCGCAAGGCGCGATCCTCCGCGGCCACAACTTCAACGACCTGGCCGGCAGCACGCTGACGAGCGTGCCGGACCTGGATGGGGACGGCAAGGACGAGCTGCTGGTCGGGGCGCGTTTCGGCAAGCCCAACCTGGCGTCTTTCCAGGGTCAGGGCTGGGGCGAAGCCTATATGATCTACGGCGGCAGCACGCGGCTGCGCGGCACCAAGTACCTGAACGCGACGGGCACGACCATCCCGGGCGTGGTGTTCCGCGGGATTCGCGCGCCGCAAAACACCAACTGGACCGAAGGTCTGTCCGACATCTCGGTCATCCCTGATATGGACGGCGACGGACTTGCGGAGATCGCGTTCAGCTTCCCGCGGGTCGAGTCCGTGAGCCTCACCCAGTCCCGGCCCTTCCAGCACCCGCTGCTTGAACCGGACCTGTCCAACATGGGCGAGTTCGAGCTGGATGCTGTCTCGATGGGTGCATGGAATTTCGACCTGGCGCAGTTCACCCGGGGCGGCATCGTCATCGTCTCGAGTCATAACGACGTGCTCAGCAACCGGGACATGATCACGCGCAAGTTCGACCGCGTCCTCGACCTGCATGAGGTTGGGCAGTTGTTCACGGGGATGGGACGCGTCGGGTTGGATGCTTACATCTATCGGATTATCGAAAGCGTGCCGGAGACGCCGTGCGTGAACTGCCTCCCGGATATCTATGATCCGGAGACCGAGTGCCCGGACAGCGGTGATCCGCCGACGTACTGCGACCCGGCAGACCCCACGAACCCGGCCTGCCCCTGCGACTGCACGGATGGCTGCGGCGATTGCGGCGGAATCGAAGACAACCCGAACGAGACCGAGTACCGGGATATCACCGTGGTCTGGGACACGTGGAACGGTTGGTGGACCCCACAAGGCGCGGGCGGCTTCCACATGCCGTGGACCGTGCCGCCGGCCGATCCGCCGTTGAGCAATCCCACGTCATTCGGCCTCACGTTGCCGCTGGACACGGACGGCTGCCCCGACGGCTGCAAGCTTACGAATGTCTGGGTGACGTGGCTCTCGATCGCACGCACGAGCCTGGTGAAAAACCCGGCCTGGGACGTGGCGGGCTCCGGGATCTCCGCGTGGACCGGATACTACGGTAACCTGGACGGCGGCGGCGTCCCGCTGGCATACGTCCGGGCCGGCATGTTTATCCCGCCGACCTCGATTGGGGCCCGCGTGCTCGGGCAGGACCTGGACGATCGCTTCGGCACCGCCGTGGCCTGCGACGGCACGTGGCTGTACATCAGCGCGCCGGAGCACACGGCCCGGCCGGACGATGTACCGGCGTTGACGGCGGAGCGTGTCGGCGCGGGTACTGTGTACATGGTGCGCGCCGATCAGCGCGGCTCCGACGGCGTGAACACGGCCCAGCTCTGGGTCGAGCCGGGACAGCGCTGGCCCAACCCCGACGTGGAGCAGACCGAGCGCTCCGACTACACGTTGCCGACCCCGCATCAGTACATCATCGAGACGGTGGGCTCGTGGCGCATGAACTACGGGTTTAGCACGCACGTCATCGAGGACGATTGCGTGGAAGCGGAAGCCACCGTGTCCGCGTGGTATGACGCTGACTATTCGCCGTATCCCACCGGCACGGCCGGGTACAACGTGGACCGCACGCCCGAGATCATCGGGCCCGAGCAGAACACGCCGGCCCACTTGTCCTACGTGCGGGCCCTGGGCGACCTGAACGCTGACGGCGTGCGCGACTTCGGCGTCGGCTCGCCGAACATCGAGGACCCGGTCACCGGCGAGGCGGTGGGTGCCATTTACATCGTGTACGGCCGGCCGATCGGCTTTGAGGGTCACGTGCTGCTCGAAGATCTGCACCGGGCCCCCGGTGACGCGGGCCGCCTGGCCGGCGTCATGCTCAAGGGCTCCAACGTGGTCGCGCCGCTGGCCCGTGTGTTCGACGACGCCGGCGACTTCAATGGCGACGGCATCGATGACGTGATTGTCGGTGCCGAGGCGGGCCCGGCCGGCGACGGCGAGGTCATCATCATTCTCGGCAACGAGTCCCTGGAAAGCCCGGCGGGCGGCTGGACGGTCCCCGCGATCGTGGCGGAACAGCGTGCCATCCGCTTCGTCGGCACGAACGGCGAGCAGTTGGGCGCGAACGTGGCCGGCCTCGGTGACGTGGACGGCGACGGCTACGCCGACGTGTTGATCGCCGCCCCCGGCGCCGATGGCGGGCGTGGCGTGGCGTACCTGATCTACGGCTCGCCCGACCTGACCGGCGACATCGTCGTCGCGGACACGATCGGGACGGTGGATCTGCCTGGTGCGCGGTTCCTGGGCCGCAAGGTGGGCGACGAGCTCGGCGGCGGAGCTAAGTCCTACGACTATACCACCAGCTCCGGGAAGAGCTTCACGGCGTTTTCCCGCGGCGTGACCGCGCTGGGTGATCTCGACGGCGACGGCTTCCGCGACTTTGCGATCAGCGCCATGCTGGCCGATCCGGAGAGCCGTGCCGACGCCGGTGAGGTGTACATCCTCTACGGCCGCGGCGATTAG
- a CDS encoding endonuclease/exonuclease/phosphatase family protein, with translation MSCRAVWPLGTVLALAAVSLGVACQRSSDRAPARELPPRPLRVLTWNVQKGEHGLDALIAELRQADADIICLQEVTEPRGKAAVPNQSEQLGKALGMYVYSHGDRLDDERNQALAILSRVPLLETKALCAPDTTRNYAVTAVAPWRDLRLRIACVHLAGTWKAQWEHVQETSAARLRDWTALRAAANQWTGPTIIAGDFNTLPGASQFAELGDRLRIVSGTEPTFPSATPAMCLDYVLSSTELSCTKVTRVATAASDHQPVLVEFDLTDAATTKPTTQPRQAEREP, from the coding sequence ATGAGTTGCCGAGCCGTATGGCCACTTGGGACCGTCCTCGCGCTCGCGGCCGTATCCCTCGGCGTCGCGTGCCAGCGGAGTTCGGATCGTGCGCCGGCGCGTGAGCTGCCGCCCCGTCCGTTGCGCGTGCTGACGTGGAATGTCCAGAAGGGCGAACACGGACTCGATGCTCTTATTGCTGAGCTGCGCCAGGCTGACGCCGACATCATCTGCCTGCAGGAAGTGACGGAGCCGCGTGGCAAAGCCGCAGTTCCCAACCAGTCTGAACAGCTGGGCAAAGCGCTGGGCATGTATGTCTACTCGCACGGCGACCGCTTGGACGACGAGCGCAACCAGGCGCTTGCGATCCTGAGCCGCGTGCCGCTGCTGGAGACGAAAGCGCTGTGCGCGCCGGACACGACGCGCAACTACGCAGTCACCGCGGTCGCGCCCTGGCGCGACCTGCGCCTGCGCATCGCGTGCGTCCATCTGGCCGGCACATGGAAAGCACAGTGGGAGCACGTTCAGGAAACGAGCGCGGCGCGCCTCCGTGACTGGACCGCTCTACGCGCGGCGGCGAACCAGTGGACCGGACCGACGATCATTGCCGGCGACTTCAACACGCTGCCCGGTGCATCGCAATTTGCCGAGCTCGGCGATCGGCTACGCATCGTCAGCGGCACGGAGCCGACGTTCCCCAGCGCAACACCGGCAATGTGCCTCGACTATGTGCTGTCGAGCACGGAGTTGTCCTGCACCAAGGTCACGCGCGTCGCGACCGCCGCGTCTGACCACCAGCCGGTGCTGGTAGAATTCGACCTGACCGACGCCGCCACAACGAAGCCAACCACGCAACCGAGGCAGGCTGAACGTGAGCCCTGA
- a CDS encoding DUF4190 domain-containing protein: MNGERRALSCPQCGWQITPRGRSVPRFCAVCGQPLAATLPNFAASSPMPRPTPPGASAAFILGLCGIVPVVGLALGIVAMVLGGRALRTIRTSGGQLGGEGLARAGMIIGGFCALLWMIALFR, encoded by the coding sequence ATGAACGGCGAGCGGCGGGCGCTGTCGTGCCCTCAATGCGGGTGGCAGATCACGCCACGCGGGCGCAGCGTGCCGCGTTTCTGCGCCGTGTGCGGGCAACCGCTGGCAGCAACGCTGCCGAATTTCGCCGCGAGTTCGCCGATGCCGCGGCCTACGCCGCCGGGCGCCTCGGCGGCCTTCATTCTCGGCTTGTGTGGGATTGTGCCGGTCGTGGGGCTTGCGCTCGGGATAGTGGCGATGGTGCTGGGGGGCCGCGCGCTGCGGACCATCCGGACTTCCGGCGGTCAGCTCGGGGGCGAGGGTCTGGCCCGGGCCGGCATGATCATCGGCGGCTTCTGCGCGCTGCTCTGGATGATCGCGCTTTTCCGCTGA
- the hutU gene encoding urocanate hydratase encodes MTTGQTGARTVRAPRGAQLSCQGWQQEAALRMLMNNLDPDVAENPDQLIVYGGSGRAARSWADFDRIVAALKRLQNDETLLVQSGRAVGVIKTHPDAPRVLISNAMLVPKWATWDEFRHLEGLGLTMYGQMTAGSWIYIGTQGILQGTYETFAAAARKHFGGSLKGRLLVTGGLGGMGGAQPLAATFNGAAALCVEVDRSRIERRLKTRYCDKLATGVDEALDLVLKAKAAGQPLSVGLLGNIADVLQDLIDRNITPDVLTDQTSAHDPLNGYVPNGMTYEAALALRKSHPSQYTKAAFRTMADHMRCMLELQRRGAVTFDYGNNLRGHAQQAGVENAFDVPGFVPEYIRPLFCEGSGPFRWAALSGDPADIHATDDAVLATFPQEEHLCRWIRLAREKVAFQGLPARICWLKYGQRAMMGHVFNELVRTKKVSAPIVIGRDHLDCGSVASPNRETEGMKDGSDAIADWPMLNALTNTACGATWVSLHHGGGVGIGYSLHAGMVIVADGTPEADRRLQRVLTADPATGVMRHADAGYTEALAVARTQGVDIPGLK; translated from the coding sequence ATGACGACCGGCCAGACCGGCGCCCGCACCGTCCGTGCCCCCCGCGGCGCCCAGCTTTCCTGCCAGGGCTGGCAGCAGGAAGCCGCCCTGCGCATGCTCATGAACAACCTCGACCCTGACGTCGCCGAAAACCCCGACCAGCTCATCGTCTACGGCGGCTCCGGCCGCGCTGCACGCAGTTGGGCGGATTTCGACCGCATCGTCGCGGCCCTGAAGCGCCTGCAGAACGACGAGACGTTGCTCGTCCAGTCCGGCCGCGCCGTCGGCGTCATCAAGACCCACCCCGACGCCCCGCGCGTCCTCATCAGCAACGCCATGCTCGTGCCCAAGTGGGCCACCTGGGACGAGTTCCGCCACCTCGAGGGCCTCGGCCTCACCATGTACGGGCAAATGACGGCCGGAAGCTGGATCTACATCGGCACGCAGGGGATTCTGCAAGGCACCTACGAGACCTTCGCCGCCGCCGCCCGCAAGCACTTCGGCGGATCGCTGAAGGGCCGGCTGCTCGTCACCGGCGGGCTCGGCGGCATGGGCGGCGCGCAGCCGCTCGCGGCCACGTTCAACGGGGCGGCAGCGCTCTGCGTGGAAGTGGATCGCAGTCGCATCGAGCGGCGCCTCAAGACGCGCTATTGCGACAAGCTCGCAACCGGTGTGGACGAGGCGCTGGACCTGGTGCTCAAGGCCAAGGCCGCCGGCCAACCACTGTCGGTCGGCCTGCTCGGTAACATCGCCGACGTGCTGCAGGATCTAATCGATCGGAACATCACGCCGGATGTGCTGACCGACCAGACGTCAGCCCACGATCCGCTCAACGGCTACGTGCCCAACGGCATGACGTACGAAGCCGCCCTGGCCCTCCGCAAGAGCCACCCGAGCCAGTACACCAAGGCCGCCTTCCGCACGATGGCCGATCACATGCGCTGCATGTTGGAGCTGCAGCGGCGCGGCGCGGTCACATTCGACTACGGCAACAATCTCCGCGGCCACGCGCAGCAGGCCGGCGTCGAGAACGCCTTCGACGTCCCCGGCTTCGTGCCCGAGTACATCCGCCCGCTGTTCTGCGAGGGCTCGGGCCCGTTCCGCTGGGCGGCCCTCAGCGGCGATCCGGCGGACATTCACGCGACGGACGACGCCGTGCTCGCCACGTTCCCGCAGGAAGAGCATCTCTGCCGCTGGATCCGCCTGGCGCGCGAGAAGGTTGCGTTCCAGGGTCTGCCCGCCCGCATCTGCTGGTTGAAGTACGGCCAGCGGGCCATGATGGGGCACGTGTTCAACGAGCTGGTGCGCACGAAGAAGGTCTCAGCGCCGATCGTGATCGGCCGCGACCACCTCGACTGCGGCTCAGTCGCCAGCCCCAACCGCGAGACCGAGGGGATGAAGGACGGCTCCGACGCGATTGCCGATTGGCCAATGCTCAACGCCCTGACGAACACCGCGTGCGGCGCGACGTGGGTCTCGCTGCACCACGGCGGCGGCGTGGGGATCGGCTACTCGCTGCACGCCGGCATGGTCATCGTCGCCGATGGCACGCCGGAGGCCGATCGCCGCCTGCAGCGCGTGCTGACGGCCGACCCGGCAACGGGCGTCATGCGGCACGCCGATGCGGGCTACACCGAAGCCCTCGCCGTGGCGCGCACACAGGGCGTGGACATCCCCGGCCTGAAATAG
- a CDS encoding NINE protein, translating to MRSVGWAYALWALCLVAVAGVHRFYLGRYITGTIWFFTWGVFGIGSFIDLFLIPGMVEQKNRQLVGAGSWQMP from the coding sequence ATGCGATCGGTTGGGTGGGCGTACGCGTTGTGGGCGCTGTGCCTGGTCGCGGTGGCCGGTGTGCACCGCTTCTACCTCGGCAGGTACATCACGGGCACGATCTGGTTCTTTACGTGGGGCGTGTTCGGGATCGGGTCGTTCATCGACCTGTTCCTGATCCCGGGCATGGTGGAGCAGAAGAACCGGCAACTGGTGGGCGCCGGAAGCTGGCAGATGCCGTAG
- a CDS encoding deoxyribose-phosphate aldolase: MNAVPNTRAELARVIDHTLLKAETTRAQVEKLCDECLEYGFFAACVNPVWVPLCADRLAHGDTVVASVVGFPLGANTSDIKAYEALTALENGAREVDLVVNLGALIAGDRTAVTRDIAAVVESVKRADPAALVKVILETRALTDEQIIAGCRCAAEAQADFVKTSTGFHPAGGATVEHVALMRKHAAPLKVKASGGIRDLATARAMLAAGADRLGVSAGVAIVRELEG; encoded by the coding sequence ATGAACGCAGTGCCGAATACCCGGGCCGAATTGGCGCGCGTGATCGATCACACGTTGCTCAAGGCCGAGACCACGCGGGCACAGGTCGAGAAGCTGTGCGACGAATGCCTGGAATACGGGTTTTTCGCCGCGTGCGTGAACCCCGTGTGGGTACCGCTGTGTGCCGATCGGCTCGCGCACGGCGACACCGTCGTCGCGAGTGTCGTGGGTTTTCCGCTCGGCGCGAACACGAGTGACATCAAGGCGTATGAGGCCCTGACCGCGCTGGAGAACGGCGCCCGCGAGGTTGATCTGGTGGTCAACCTCGGCGCGCTCATCGCCGGCGATCGGACCGCCGTCACGCGCGACATCGCCGCCGTCGTCGAGTCGGTCAAGCGCGCCGACCCCGCAGCGCTGGTGAAGGTCATCCTCGAAACTCGGGCGCTCACCGATGAGCAGATCATCGCTGGCTGCCGCTGCGCTGCGGAGGCCCAGGCCGATTTCGTCAAGACGTCGACCGGCTTTCATCCCGCCGGCGGCGCCACCGTCGAGCATGTGGCCCTCATGCGCAAGCACGCCGCCCCGCTGAAAGTGAAAGCCTCGGGCGGCATCCGCGACCTGGCAACGGCACGGGCCATGCTGGCGGCCGGCGCCGACCGGCTGGGCGTCTCCGCCGGTGTGGCGATCGTGCGTGAGCTGGAGGGCTGA